Proteins encoded together in one Sceloporus undulatus isolate JIND9_A2432 ecotype Alabama chromosome 4, SceUnd_v1.1, whole genome shotgun sequence window:
- the LOC121928842 gene encoding carboxymethylenebutenolidase homolog, with protein sequence MTSKDLPFQYDIGRRSNYVGRGKEVQVENISAYVSQPDYGSNKAVILVHDIYGWQFPDTRYITDILATNGYITICPDFFLGKEPWKSNNHWHDFPDWLKHRDPMKVDKTTAVIMKFLKEKYNVVKIGAVGFSWGGMAVHHLMLTNHQLKAGISDYGIIRDSEDRYVLLNPTFFIFGGKDHTISLDQVALLEEKLKEYCRVDYKVKVYPGQVHGFVQCKPEDMKPEDVPFMEEARMDMINWLNKYIMF encoded by the exons ATGACTAGTAAAGATTTGCCTTTCCAATATGACATTGGAAGAAGAAGCAATTATGTGGGCCGTGGCAAGGAAGTACAAGTTGAAAACATCAGCGCATATGTTAGCCAACCTGATTATGGCTCGAACAAAGCTGTAATTCTGGTTCATGACATCTATGGATGGCAGTTCCCAGATACCAGATATATTACTGATATACTTGCAACTAATGGATACAT AACCATCTGCCCAGACTTTTTTCTAGGAAAAGAACCTTGGAAATCAAATAATCATTGGCATGATTTCCCAGACTGGTTAAAGCATCGAGATCCCATGAAAGTGGACAA GACAACTGCTGTGATTATGAAGTTTCTAAAGGAGAAGTACAATGTGGTGAAGATTGGTGCTGTCGGTTTTTCCTGGGGTGGAATGGCTGTACATCACTTGATGCTGACAAATCATCAACTAAAAGCTGGAATATCAGACTATG GAATAATCAGGGACTCTGAAGATAGATATGTGTTGCTGAATCCCACCTTTTTCATTTTTGGTGGAAAAGATCACACCATTTCTCTGGATCAG GTTGCTTTACTagaagaaaaactgaaagaaTATTGTAGAGTGGACTATAAAGTGAAAGTTTATCCTGGACAAGTTCATGGCTTTGTTCAGTGTAAGCCTGAGGATATGAAACCAGAGGATGTGCCTTTCATGGAAGAAGCAAGAATGGATATGATTAACTggctaaataaatacattatgttTTGA